A window of the Henckelia pumila isolate YLH828 chromosome 3, ASM3356847v2, whole genome shotgun sequence genome harbors these coding sequences:
- the LOC140888236 gene encoding LOW QUALITY PROTEIN: putative wall-associated receptor kinase-like 16 (The sequence of the model RefSeq protein was modified relative to this genomic sequence to represent the inferred CDS: inserted 2 bases in 2 codons), producing MVKFAVAGSDKTNATRINITSGAIITMPGCQRKCGNLTVPYPFGIGLGSGCSVNPSFDINCNTSFNPPKPYIMRNLEVTNISGSQIQVKNLVATQCFNNRGNRTFNNPLSIHLAPYFSFSDVNKFTIVGCDDYAIMNGAKFSTGCGSICSAKESLLDGYYTGVGCCQTSIPKGLQVFYAELDTFNGHIYAWSFDPCGYAFLGDQDSFTFRESDISDPTFQNRIIQNVPLVLDWVIGINQTCNPXDFSCHHNSNCIDSDAQRGGYSCRCFDGYEGNPYLEPGCKGLGFGLMFLLIGITSSCFIIQKRKLTKLRQKFFLQNGGLLLKQQLSSNKGMMESAKIFSAGELEKATNNYAEDRILGQGGYGTVYKGILGDNLIVAVNKSRMMDQSQIELFINEVVILTQINHRNVVKLLGCCLETEVPLLVYEYVSNGTIFHHIHNSGGMPWFTWENRLRIAAEFAGALSYLHSAAAMPIIHRDVKSPNILLDDNYTAKISDFGASRLVPIDQTKVTTLVQGTLGYLDPEYFHTSQLTEKSDVYSFGVVLAELMTGRKPLSPENLEGERNLSTFFVTSIKEINRLFQILDPRVLKEGSLEQLQAVAELVRRCLKLNGDERPTMKEVTMELERLRKYSETFNQQDMIIETGISLKADQAVSLAPKFSXGEYSGQYCLDSQMFPVSNLPR from the exons ATGGTGAAATTTGCGGTGGCTGGTTCTGACAAAACCAACGCAACCCGAATCAATATTACAAGTGGTGCCATTATCACCATGCCTGGTTGCCAACGCAAGTGCGGGAATTTAACTGTTCCATATCCTTTTGGCATTGGTTTAGGCTCAGGTTGTTCAGTGAACCCATCATTTGATATCAACTGCAATACTTCTTTCAACCCTCCCAAGCCCTATATCATGCGAAATCTTGAGGTCACCAATATATCAGGCTCCCAAATTCAAGTCAAGAACTTGGTAGCAACTCAATGTTTCAACAACCGTGGCAACCGGACCTTTAATAACCCGCTTTCTATTCATCTAGCCCCATATTTTAGCTTCTCTGATGTAAACAAGTTCACAATAGTCGGATGTGATGATTACGCTATCATGAATGGAGCAAAATTTTCAACTGGGTGTGGGTCCATATGTTCTGCAAAAGAGTCTCTTCTTGATGGGTATTACACTGGAGTTGGTTGCTGTCAGACCTCAATACCCAAGGGGCTGCAGGTATTTTATGCGGAGTTGGACACCTTTAATGGTCACATTTATGCGTGGTCCTTTGACCCTTGCGGTTATGCCTTTCTAGGCGATCAAGACAGCTTCACCTTCCGAGAATCTGATATTTCTGACCCAACATTCCAAAATCGAATCATACAAAACGTCCCGTTAGTCCTGGACTGGGTGATTGGGATCAATCAAACTTGCAATC ATGATTTTTCTTGCCACCACAACAGTAATTGCATTGATTCGGATGCCCAACGCGGAGGATATAGCTGCAGATGCTTCGATGGATACGAGGGAAATCCATATTTGGAGCCAGGGTGCAAAG GTCTGGGCTTTGGCTTAATGTTCTTGTTAATTGGCATTACTTCTTCATGCTTCATTATCCAGAAGAGGAAACTAACCAAACTGAGACAGAAATTCTTCCTCCAAAATGGTGGTTTGCTACTAAAGCAGCAGCTATCTTCAAACAAAGGTATGATGGAATCAGCTAAAATCTTTTCAGCTGGAGAACTCGAAAAGGCCACCAACAATTATGCTGAAGATCGTATTCTTGGTCAAGGTGGTTATGGAACAGTTTACAAAGGGATCCTCGGTGATAACCTTATAGTCGCAGTAAATAAGTCAAGAATGATGGATCAGAGCCAAATAGAGCTATTTATCAATGAGGTGGTTATTTTGACTCAGATTAACCATAGAAATGTGGTAAAACTTTTGGGTTGCTGTTTGGAGACCGAGGTACCTTTGCTTGTGTATGAATATGTTTCAAATGGGACAATCTTTCACCACATCCATAACAGTGGAGGAATGCCTTGGTTTACATGGGAGAATAGGCTGAGGATTGCCGCAGAGTTTGCTGGTGCTCTCTCCTATCTTCATTCTGCAGCAGCAATGCCGATTATTCATAGAGACGTAAAATCTCCCAATATACTATTAGATGATAACTACACTGccaaaatatcagattttggagCATCAAGATTAGTGCcaattgatcaaacaaaagTGACCACTCTTGTACAGGGAACATTGGGTTATCTGGATCCAGAGTACTTCCATACAAGCCAATTGACAGAAAAAAGCGACGTTTACAGCTTCGGAGTCGTCTTAGCCGAGCTCATGACAGGGAGAAAACCTCTTTCCCCTGAAAATCTTGAAGGAGAAAGGAACCTGTCCACTTTCTTTGTCACGTCCATCAAGGAAATTAATCGCCTGTTCCAAATACTCGATCCCCGAGTACTGAAAGAAGGGAGTTTGGAACAACTTCAGGCAGTGGCCGAGCTTGTTAGACGATGCCTCAAGTTAAATGGCGACGAAAGGCCGACCATGAAAGAAGTGACCATGGAATTAGAGAGGTTGAGAAAGTACAGTGAAACTTTCAATCAACAAGATATGATCATTGAAACAGGCATAAGTTTGAAAGCCGATCAAGCGGTGTCGTTGGCTCCAAAATTTT GTGGTGAGTACTCAGGACAGTATTGTTTGGACAGCCAAATGTTTCCTGTCAGCAATCTACCTCGTTAA
- the LOC140890129 gene encoding wall-associated receptor kinase 5-like: MDTVEFNPCGYAFLGDPDRFNFSSFDLSDLSFRNRAMDDVPVILEWAIGSQNCSEVRKSGNFACLENSICVDSEAGIGGYLCECAEGYQGNPYLSPGCTDINECESNPCDEHGICANTPGSFTCSCKKGFSGNGTKQGRGCVAEDSKFPVMRFSLGMSFGFLGLIFTATFIYFTITKRRMMRLREKFFQQNGGLLLKQQLSLNENNVKSTRIFTAEELEKATNKYAEERILGRGGYGIVYKGILKDQQVVAIKKSRVMDQNQMEQFINEVIILTQINHRNVVKLLGCCLETEVPLLVYEYISNGTLFQHIQNSGGVTWFSWDNRLRIAAESAGALSYLHSAAAMPIIHRDVKSPNILLDEYYTAKISDFGASRLVPIDQTQVSTLVQGTIGYLDPEYFHTGQLTEKSDVYSFGVVLAELMTGRKPLANTGVEEEKCLTTLLILSMKENRLFQIVDPRVRREGSMEQIQRVAELVKQCLRLHGGQRPTMREVANELEHLRRLANHPSIQHEAQEEEAVGLMSEQESDLYAVSIHPGEYSGEPNTGSTPLLNPVTYPR, from the exons ATGGATACAGTAGAGTTCAATCCTTGTGGTTATGCATTTCTTGGAGATCCTGATAGGTTCAATTTTAGTTCGTTTGACCTCTCCGACCTGAGTTTTCGAAACCGGGCTATGGATGATGTTCCTGTGATTCTTGAGTGGGCGATTGGGAGTCAGAATTGTAGTGAAGTTCGGAAATCCGGTAATTTTGCGTGTCTCGAAAATAGTATCTGTGTTGATTCTGAAGCTGGGATCGGAGGGTATCTGTGTGAATGCGCAGAAGGGTATCAGGGGAATCCATATCTCAGTCCAGGCTGCACAG ATATTAATGAATGCGAGAGTAATCCATGTGATGAACATGGGATTTGTGCAAATACACCTGGAAGTTTTACATGTTCTTGCAAGAAAGGATTTTCGGGAAATGGAACAAAACAGGGGCGTGGATGCGTAGCTGAGGACTCCAAGTTTCCAGTTATGAGGTTTTCATTAG GCATGAGTTTCGGTTTCTTGGGCTTGATTTTCACAGCCACTTTCATATATTTTACCATAACAAAACGGAGGATGATGAGACTAAGAGAGAAATTCTTTCAGCAAAATGGAGGGTTGCTGTTAAAGCAGCAACTTTCTTTAAACGAAAACAATGTGAAATCAACGAGAATCTTCACAGCTGAAGAGCTCGAAAAGGCCACCAACAAGTATGCAGAAGAGCGAATACTAGGCCGAGGTGGCTATGGTATTGTGTACAAAGGAATCCTCAAAGACCAACAAGTGGTAGCCATTAAAAAATCACGAGTAATGGATCAGAATCAGATGGAGCAGTTCATAAACGAGGTGATCATTCTGACTCAAATCAATCATCGAAACGTGGTTAAGCTTCTAGGATGTTGTCTGGAAACAGAAGTACCTCTATTAGTCTACGAATATATTTCAAACGGTACACTCTTTCAACACATCCAAAACAGCGGAGGAGTGACATGGTTTTCGTGGGATAATCGTTTAAGAATCGCAGCAGAATCAGCCGGGGCGTTATCCTATCTCCATTCTGCTGCAGCAATGCCCATCATACATAGAGATGTCAAGTCCCCAAACATATTACTAGATGAATATTACACCGCGAAAATATCAGATTTCGGGGCTTCAAGATTAGTCCCCATTGATCAAACACAAGTCTCTACTCTAGTCCAAGGTACAATAGGGTACTTGGACCCCGAGTACTTCCACACAGGCCAGTTGACAGAAAAGAGCGATGTTTACAGTTTTGGGGTCGTTCTTGCGGAACTAATGACGGGCAGGAAGCCTCTTGCGAACACAGGGGTTGAGGAAGAGAAGTGTTTGACCACATTACTCATCCTGTCAATGAAAGAAAACCGCTTGTTCCAAATCGTGGATCCTCGGGTTCGAAGAGAGGGGAGCATGGAGCAAATCCAGCGTGTTGCGGAGCTGGTGAAACAGTGCCTTAGGTTGCACGGTGGGCAGAGGCCAACGATGAGAGAAGTGGCGAACGAACTCGAGCATTTGAGGAGGTTGGCTAATCATCCCTCGATTCAGCATGAAGCTCAAGAAGAAGAAGCCGTGGGATTGATGAGCGAGCAAGAATCAGATTTGTATGCAGTATCAATCCATCCTGGGGAGTACTCAGGGGAACCTAATACAGGATCTACTCCTCTGCTGAATCCTGTCACTTATCCCAGGTGA